The Candidatus Poribacteria bacterium genome includes the window GGCATGGAAATCTGGACGATTGTCCGCTAAATCGGGTCCCATGTCGTGCAACAGCAAATCTGTGTACGGATGGATCGTTTGGTTGCTCACTGAAGGCACGCCTGCTAAAACACCCGTTCTTAACGTCGGCACATGACAACTGGCGCATTGCGCTTCAGCAAAAAGTTGTTCACCGTGTTTAACCTGTGGATTATCCACGTCCCGCCGTGCTGGCACCGCCAACGTCTGAACATAGAACGTCACCACCTCTAAAATCTCGTCACTCACCTCCGGTGTTACGCTGTGTTCAGTGAGTTGTGATTGTCCCGCCGAGTTTTCTGTTGAGAACAGTGAGGTCGTGATGCCCATATCGTCGTTATAGGCTGCTGCAACCTGCTGAAGGAGTGTCGGTTGATTCGCTTTCCATCCGAAACGTCCGAGCGTATAACGCTTTGCTACGACATCCCATACGTAATTCGGCTTGCCTGAGATACCGTCCCCATCAATATCGGCTTCATCAGCATAAGCAAGGATGGCGTTTTCAGGGATCGCTTCCAACAAACCGAGTCCAAAGACCGCTGGCGCGACACGTGGCGATACTTCAACGTTTTCTGGTAATGGTTGATAGGCTTCCGTAACAGTATAGTTTGGGTGGCGCAGGTGCACACGCGTGCCATCTGCTGTCGTCAGGGGCTGCTCGGTATATTCAATCTTGACTTTACCTTCTGGGTGCGCTTCAACGATAGCGCGGTTGTTAAGTTGTGTACCAAAGCCAGGGACTGGCGTTGGTGGTTTTCCGGCTATCGAATCCTCTGCCTTTGGGAGACTGAGCCTGAAAAGCAGGGACACGAGTCCCTCGTCTGCCCCCGGTGGTCGCCCGCGACCATCACGAGAGTGACAGTTAATACATGAAACGTTATTGTAGATGGGTCCGAGTCCGGGGTTTACCACCGCAGGTGCTGTCACAAAAACGGCTTCAAATTCAACATCACCTTCCAGGTGCTTCGCAAGTGCTGCGTCTGAAAGATTGGGCGCAGGGATTGAGAACGCGTGGCTTGACGCATCAAAGATAGTCGTCTCGCCACCGGAAAGATCGCTTGTTAAAAATACCGGTGTCGATTCTACAGCCACGGGGGACTCGGAATCACAGGCACTTAACAGAATTGACATCAAGAGAATTAGATAGAATAAACTTTGAAGATGTTTCATCTTTTTCGTGCAAATCACAATAGGGCTATAGGAGCATAGTAGTAAGGGAACAGCACGAGTGCTGTTCCCCGCAAAAACGAAATGGTTTCCCTTTCGTATTTACCTTTATTGGAATTAAAACTCTTTACAAAATATATTAATTAAACTCACTCGATTGGACGAGCGGAAGTATATCTTGTTCGAGTGTCTGTTGGACCTTGCTGACAGCATCGATTGCAACTTGGACGGCACCGCGATTCACAGTAATCGAATCACGGAACGGGTCTGGGATTGCACCGATGGCATCAATCGCTGCCTGCACCTCTTGCTGGAAACGCGCATCTAAGTCCGGATCCTGACCGTTTACGAATTCGTTGAGACCTTGTCCATCGGTTGCGAATTTTCCCATATAGACGTTCTGAATTCCACGGATGTTGTCTTGGAAATCCGAGATGGAATTGAAGCTAAACTGGGATTCAACAAGGGTTGTGTCCGATTCGTTGTAGGGATCGGAGATCTTGCCATTCGCGACTTCATCGGCAATGACGATCATGCCGTTGACCATCTCTTGGACTGCGGCACTTTGAGAGGGATAGACAGCACTACCCACACCAGCTTGTGCGACTGCGCTGCTGAAATTTTCACCTTCTGGTGCCCACGCCAATCGCAGTTGAGAGGTGCTCACCTTAAGATTCTCTGTTGTCGAAACGAGGTACTCCAGTTCACGTGAGGTTAGATCTGATGCTTTCCGTTGATTGCCGTCACGGAACAGGAGGAACTCGATCGTGTGGAATCCTTTCTGGGTGTCTTCTAATCCGCTGACGAAATCCACTGTTAATGAATCGCCGCTGTCAAGAACGGACTGCAAGTTAATATGATCGACGGGCCAGCTGTCTAATGCTGGGTCGAGTCCTTGCGTGTCAACGGGACCGAACAGGAACGCTTCGCTCTGTTCCCAAGGTGTTCGCGTCGCTTTCCATGCTTGTTGTGCCCTTTCGAGATTTGCTTGCGAGGTATCCAATGCCAACGCCTTGACAGATGTCAAAAGTTCGCCTGCTTTGTTATCCAGTTCTGTGTAGGTGGCTAATACGACGGTATTCGCGAAGTCGTTGAGCATGGTGCCTGCGTCAAAAGTTTCGCCTTGTAACTGTTCATTGCTCTCATCTTCCTCATCGCTACCGCATCCCATGACAAAAGCGGATGCGAGTAGTAAACAACACATTCCTATAGCAAGTTTTGACTTGCAAGCTGCGTCAAAAAGTGTCCAATGAAAGCAAGCCTTTGGGAACTTGCGGGACTCTAATGTATAGAGTTTCATAAAAATCTCCATTTTTTATTTTTGATTACACGCGATGCGTGTGTTAGTATTGAAAACCCAAGCCGAGCGCAAAGGTATCTTCCTTATTTTTCTCCTTTGTCGCTAACCGTCGCAGTGAGTAGTGACTCTTGAAAACGAGTTGCGGGTGGACGTGGTAGTTAATCCCAAAAGTCCACGTGGTTCTTTCCCACCGCGGATTGTCGAAGATAATACCTTCAACACTCGCCATTGTGTCGTAAAAATCGTAACGCGCAAAGACATCTAAGACCTTGTTGGGAGAAGTATCCTTCAAATCTTGATGTTCCGTGCTGTTGTTAGGTTGTCTGAAAAATGATAAGATATCGTAACCCGCCTCAATGTACCAACCCATAGCTGAACTCCCTATCGGTGTCCGCTTTACATTGAGATTATTGGAGAGCGTCCGATTGACTTTAGACAAACGATCCGCGTTTTCGAGTGCTCCCCAGAGGAACAATCCTCTCACCTTCACTGCATTTACCTCATAAAATCCATGAAAACTCACAATCCCGACATGGGCATCGAAGTCTACGTCAGGTTTTGGTCGGTTCGCCGCCGTGTCTCCGTAGTAACCAGAAATACCGACGGTCGCGTTTTCATGAAACGCATAATCGAGTCGTCCAACGAATGCGGGTGCCTCAGCGTTCGCAGTTTCAAACCGAAGTTGGTGTCCCCGAACGATCCAGTGTCGGGAACTAAAACCCGTTGAATCTAATCCGTTGACAATTTGTGCTTGATACTGCAGCGAACCGAGTGAACCGAAAATTTCGACACCGGTTTCATGCCATATAG containing:
- a CDS encoding autotransporter outer membrane beta-barrel domain-containing protein, whose amino-acid sequence is MFISLNVSVIAEPNPFSVSGYGVINYSHFNWELDPDRRAAIDVERFVIAPKYRINDTIRLESELEFEHGGTGSTMEFDKFEEFGEFETEIEKGGEVIVEKLAAVFSFQPSFNLRVGHIIVPVGLVAKRHRPQHYFTTTRPEAETHLIPTIWHETGVEIFGSLGSLQYQAQIVNGLDSTGFSSRHWIVRGHQLRFETANAEAPAFVGRLDYAFHENATVGISGYYGDTAANRPKPDVDFDAHVGIVSFHGFYEVNAVKVRGLFLWGALENADRLSKVNRTLSNNLNVKRTPIGSSAMGWYIEAGYDILSFFRQPNNSTEHQDLKDTSPNKVLDVFARYDFYDTMASVEGIIFDNPRWERTTWTFGINYHVHPQLVFKSHYSLRRLATKEKNKEDTFALGLGFQY
- a CDS encoding thiol oxidoreductase, whose product is MKHLQSLFYLILLMSILLSACDSESPVAVESTPVFLTSDLSGGETTIFDASSHAFSIPAPNLSDAALAKHLEGDVEFEAVFVTAPAVVNPGLGPIYNNVSCINCHSRDGRGRPPGADEGLVSLLFRLSLPKAEDSIAGKPPTPVPGFGTQLNNRAIVEAHPEGKVKIEYTEQPLTTADGTRVHLRHPNYTVTEAYQPLPENVEVSPRVAPAVFGLGLLEAIPENAILAYADEADIDGDGISGKPNYVWDVVAKRYTLGRFGWKANQPTLLQQVAAAYNDDMGITTSLFSTENSAGQSQLTEHSVTPEVSDEILEVVTFYVQTLAVPARRDVDNPQVKHGEQLFAEAQCASCHVPTLRTGVLAGVPSVSNQTIHPYTDLLLHDMGPDLADNRPDFHA